A single candidate division TA06 bacterium B3_TA06 DNA region contains:
- a CDS encoding glutamate dehydrogenase has product MKKASVYDNVTKQFNKAADLMHLDPEIRKVLARTNNEVIVNFPVKMDDGHIEMFTGYRVQHNNVLGPYKGGLRFHPAVDIDEVRALATWMTWKSAIVNLPFGGAKGGIQIDPFKYSASELEHITRRFTFALGSNIGPEFDIPAPDVNTNPQIMAWILDTYLSTIPAHERQAAVHVVTGKPVESGGSIGRNKATGQGVVFTIEQWAKDTNFDLEGAAYFVQGFGNVGSWASRLLKPHGSKLVAVEDVSGAIANPKGIDPDDLYEYTQKNKGLIGGYAKAKPIDHETFLATKADIFIPAALENQITLKTAPMLNVKLVAEGANGPTNPDGDKILNEKGTDLLPDVLCNAGGVIVSYFEWLQNKRSEFWDLEEVDGKLHRKIVAGYERVRDTAREHNIDWRTAAYIVALSRLETVYKERGIFP; this is encoded by the coding sequence ATGAAAAAGGCGAGCGTTTACGATAACGTAACCAAGCAGTTTAACAAGGCTGCTGATTTGATGCATCTGGATCCTGAGATCCGCAAGGTACTTGCTAGAACCAACAATGAGGTAATCGTCAACTTTCCGGTTAAGATGGACGACGGCCACATCGAGATGTTCACCGGTTACCGGGTGCAGCACAACAACGTGCTTGGCCCTTACAAAGGGGGGCTGCGTTTTCACCCGGCGGTAGACATCGACGAGGTTCGCGCCCTTGCCACCTGGATGACATGGAAGTCGGCCATAGTGAACCTCCCGTTCGGTGGAGCAAAAGGCGGCATCCAGATCGATCCATTCAAGTACTCGGCAAGCGAGCTTGAGCACATCACCCGCCGATTCACCTTTGCCCTGGGCTCGAACATAGGGCCTGAGTTCGACATCCCGGCACCGGACGTAAACACCAACCCTCAGATAATGGCCTGGATCCTGGATACCTACCTCTCCACCATACCTGCCCACGAGCGTCAGGCGGCAGTCCATGTAGTTACCGGCAAGCCTGTCGAGTCGGGTGGGAGCATAGGCCGCAACAAGGCTACTGGCCAGGGTGTGGTCTTTACCATCGAGCAGTGGGCCAAAGATACCAACTTTGATCTTGAGGGTGCGGCATACTTCGTTCAGGGATTCGGGAACGTGGGTTCCTGGGCGTCCCGTCTCCTCAAACCCCACGGTTCAAAGCTCGTTGCTGTCGAGGATGTAAGCGGGGCTATTGCCAATCCAAAGGGGATCGATCCCGACGACCTTTATGAGTATACGCAGAAGAATAAGGGATTGATTGGCGGCTACGCAAAGGCCAAACCTATTGATCACGAAACCTTCCTTGCGACCAAGGCCGACATCTTCATCCCGGCGGCTCTTGAGAACCAGATCACACTAAAGACCGCTCCAATGCTTAACGTGAAGCTGGTTGCCGAAGGCGCAAACGGTCCCACCAATCCGGACGGTGATAAGATTCTTAATGAAAAGGGAACCGATCTTCTTCCAGACGTCCTTTGCAACGCGGGCGGCGTGATCGTAAGCTACTTCGAGTGGCTGCAGAACAAACGCAGCGAGTTCTGGGATCTTGAAGAGGTGGATGGAAAACTGCACCGCAAGATCGTTGCAGGCTACGAACGCGTTCGCGATACGGCTCGAGAGCACAACATAGACTGGCGAACCGCGGCCTACATCGTCGCTCTCTCACGTCTTGAAACGGTATACAAGGAACGTGGAATCTTCCCATGA
- a CDS encoding protein-L-isoaspartate O-methyltransferase, whose product MQSNERDLQRLIHALRSKGIGDERILKAFVSVPRHLFVPPGLEHKAYTDAALPIGGSQTISAPSTVAAMLTALQLSSRDRVLEIGTGSGFQTALLTKLVAEVYSIERDLSLLKEVGERLVRAGCGTAHLRAGDGMLGWSEHAPYDAIIVSAGTEEVPSNLVDQLKPGGRMVIPLKGRLNLITKTRGGLRSRELSECQFVPLLPGHTES is encoded by the coding sequence ATGCAATCCAACGAACGAGATCTCCAAAGGTTGATCCACGCCCTGCGCAGCAAGGGCATAGGAGATGAGAGGATACTCAAAGCGTTCGTGAGCGTACCTCGTCACCTCTTCGTGCCGCCTGGGCTGGAACATAAAGCCTATACTGACGCAGCCCTTCCCATAGGCGGCTCTCAAACGATCTCCGCCCCATCCACGGTGGCAGCAATGCTTACCGCTCTCCAATTATCTTCTCGAGACCGCGTGCTTGAGATCGGGACAGGTTCGGGCTTTCAGACGGCGCTCTTGACCAAACTGGTCGCCGAGGTCTACAGCATCGAACGCGACCTTTCTCTACTAAAGGAGGTAGGGGAGAGGCTCGTTCGTGCCGGGTGTGGGACAGCACATCTTCGTGCAGGTGACGGGATGCTGGGATGGTCAGAGCATGCCCCTTACGACGCAATCATCGTGAGCGCTGGGACCGAGGAGGTGCCGTCTAACCTGGTGGATCAACTCAAGCCGGGCGGCCGGATGGTTATCCCGTTGAAAGGTCGTCTCAACCTGATAACCAAAACTCGAGGAGGATTGCGCTCACGCGAGCTCTCCGAGTGCCAGTTCGTGCCGCTCCTGCCTGGACACACGGAGAGTTAA
- a CDS encoding sigma-54-dependent Fis family transcriptional regulator has product MTSPESERILIVDDAVDTLEVLQRNLASQGYQVFTAQNVPEALRLLEDTQVDLVITDLKMPGASGLDLVRYVRENLADTEVMMITGYATVEGAVQAVKQGAEEYLSKPFTDEELFLAVRKALDKLRMRRAAQVSEDIPSPHGIIGSSKVMREVFGAIHKAASTPATVLITGESGTGKELVARAIHYSSPRASPPFVPINCGAIPHELLESELFGYVKGAFTGAATTRAGFFQTADGGTIFLDEISETSPAMQVKLLRVLQDKEIFMLGSRKSEKVDVRIIAATNKDLQALVKKQNFREDLYYRLNVITIDLPPLRERDDDILLMLRHFTEKFAEELGKPTPSFSDEALEVLKNYHWPGNVRELENVTQRLVVMVEGDTIDVKDLPALMRFSPKAQGFERTLAEVEAEHIRNVLASVNGNKTKAAEILQIDRKTLREKLRKMEESQ; this is encoded by the coding sequence ATGACGTCACCTGAAAGTGAACGCATCCTGATAGTAGATGACGCTGTTGATACCCTGGAGGTCCTACAGCGTAATCTGGCATCACAGGGCTATCAGGTCTTTACCGCGCAAAACGTGCCGGAAGCCTTAAGGTTGCTTGAAGACACCCAGGTTGATCTGGTGATAACCGATTTAAAGATGCCCGGGGCAAGTGGCCTGGATCTGGTGCGATACGTGCGGGAGAACCTTGCGGACACCGAGGTGATGATGATTACAGGATATGCCACCGTAGAGGGTGCTGTTCAGGCGGTAAAGCAAGGGGCCGAGGAGTATCTTTCAAAGCCCTTTACCGACGAGGAGCTTTTCTTGGCGGTAAGAAAGGCGCTTGACAAACTACGTATGCGCAGGGCCGCGCAGGTATCCGAGGATATCCCGTCGCCTCATGGGATAATCGGCTCCTCAAAGGTCATGCGCGAGGTCTTCGGCGCCATCCATAAGGCGGCGTCAACCCCGGCTACGGTGCTCATCACAGGGGAAAGCGGCACTGGCAAGGAGCTTGTGGCCAGGGCTATCCACTACTCAAGCCCACGTGCCTCACCACCCTTCGTGCCTATCAACTGCGGGGCTATACCGCATGAACTCCTGGAATCGGAACTCTTCGGGTATGTTAAGGGTGCGTTTACCGGCGCGGCAACGACCAGGGCAGGTTTCTTTCAAACCGCAGACGGCGGCACCATCTTCCTTGACGAGATCAGTGAAACAAGTCCGGCCATGCAGGTTAAGCTCTTGCGGGTGCTGCAGGACAAGGAGATCTTCATGCTCGGCTCACGAAAATCCGAAAAGGTTGATGTGAGGATTATTGCCGCAACCAATAAAGACCTACAGGCCCTTGTCAAAAAGCAAAACTTCAGGGAGGACCTTTACTACCGCCTCAACGTCATTACCATTGATCTTCCACCGCTGCGGGAGAGGGATGACGACATACTCCTGATGCTGCGACATTTTACGGAAAAGTTTGCAGAGGAGCTTGGCAAACCCACACCTAGCTTCTCTGACGAAGCGCTTGAGGTTCTAAAGAACTACCACTGGCCCGGTAACGTGCGGGAACTCGAGAACGTAACCCAACGGTTGGTGGTGATGGTGGAGGGGGATACGATAGATGTTAAGGATTTGCCGGCACTTATGCGCTTTTCTCCAAAGGCTCAGGGATTTGAAAGGACCTTGGCCGAGGTGGAGGCAGAACACATACGCAACGTGTTGGCAAGCGTTAACGGCAACAAAACCAAAGCAGCAGAGATACTCCAAATCGACCGAAAGACCTTGCGCGAAAAACTCAGGAAGATGGAAGAATCCCAGTAA